A stretch of DNA from Triticum dicoccoides isolate Atlit2015 ecotype Zavitan chromosome 2A, WEW_v2.0, whole genome shotgun sequence:
tgccacctgcagtgcctgtgcaccgccaacggaaagacctcctctatgcctgcacgcatgctgaaatcttggtccgttattatgttcatcggagcaagtccatccatgcactccaagaaggtcttgaacagccaaacgtaCCCATCTGTGTCTTCGTTCCGGACGAGACCGCAtccgaactgcaacgactgattgtggttatttattcctatgaacggagcgcatggcatcttgtacatattggtgaggtacgttgcgtcgaatgaaatgcaatctcggaaatgtttgtaggctctccttgcagcaccatccacccaatacatgttcctgacacggtcctcatcgtccaaccttatcctgtagaagaaatctggatcttcctttgCTTTCGCATCGAAGTAGGCTATTGTGGCCTCTATGTctgccaacttgctctctctacggTACTTGGCCTATAGGTTTGTGATGTCAGCTGGTATGTAcggcatgctactcagagtcccctttttgctgtggatgagagatagtatctgtaccattcttgatggaccgacgttacaatcatgtagcagctttacgaatttcctttcgacgggggtgaaccctctgtgggcggtcagaaatttcaccaggtcgaacttctttatgagtttgtggttgtgctcgtcaaaatactCATTGACCACCCATGTTgctccatctacgtttagcttacaccggacagggcaccCCGTCTTGAGAATGATGCCTCTCTTTCAttccggaacgacaggcgcaacacctttccccttcttgttcctccgtgccttgtggcacctcatctcacctctgctgtactcattagttttcttaattttcctatggtactcggtgttgaccgcaaatccaTGGAACTTTGCGTATGCCTGGTAGTATTCCTTTGCTTCTGCGAACGATCCAAATCTCTGCCCAATGTATGGTGGCTGAGGTACCACGATCTCGaattgcccaccatcttcatcctcttgtgcgtcgtcgtcagtttcatcattcgcttcagtatcggcggcagttCCATCTACTCGAGTGTTGctagtgcttgtgttcaaaggggtgctcgtcggcattgctggaatgattgccattcccGACTCTGACTCGAAATTGTTTGCGGCATGACAGTTTgctggctggtggaacgcgtcttccgtgcgctcagagctccccgcagtagatgtccccgcACCGCTGTTCACTGTAGTTGTAGGTTCTGTAATAGAAAAAACAAGCACGAGAGTAAGATTTTTTGGTTGAATAAGATGTGTACCACAACGGATCACACCATCTTCGATTGATTTGGCACGGCATTTTTTTCAAACAGCAAGCCGTGAGACTGCGTGTGGACATGTGTGGCAGCTGTAGGTGTCCAGTCATGGCAGGTactgttcaacaaacatggcaactattgttttgCCTACAAAAAACTACAAACAACAAATGTAGTGATGTTTTTTGTGGTTCAATTTTTTTccttaccttgttgtgctgcatttggccatcttgtgtggtctgtgacaCCAAAATGTCGTGCTCCACCTGCAATTTGTGAAGCTTGCCACGGGACGATTGCCGTGTCACCACCAGCGTAATACGCTGTAAGCATAGTAGTGGTTGGTCAATTCATGGCAATTTGCAGTTTGTGCTAGCACGGCAACTGCAGTCGCCCCTGATGTGGCAACTGCAGTTTTACTggcatggcaactatagttgcaTCGGCATGGCAACCGCAATTGTtcctccatggcaactgcagttgcgatgacatggcaactgtagtttctctggcatggcaactgcagttgtttctCCATGGCAACTGCAAGTGTCCACTGATGGCAACAACAGTTGTCCAGGGATGGCAAATGTAGTTTTAAATTCATGGCAATTGTAGAAGTCCAGTCATGGCATTTTTGGAGCTGTCAACTATGCCCCTTCTGCTAATTAAAcatccgcaacttcactttttttatggactgacctgtgtatgacgtcgatggcaggtacatgggtgctggctgatgccacgtgctgcatgaaggcCCTGCATTTTCACCCGTGATAACTCGTGAGTCCTCTTGCCAGTTTTTTTGCATGTCCATTTTTCACGTCCACAGCAGTATGTGTTTT
This window harbors:
- the LOC119358294 gene encoding uncharacterized protein LOC119358294, yielding MYLPSTSYTAYYAGGDTAIVPWQASQIAGGARHFGVTDHTRWPNAAQQEPTTTVNSGAGTSTAGSSERTEDAFHQPANCHAANNFESESGMAIIPAMPTSTPLNTSTSNTRVDGTAADTEANDETDDDAQEDEDGGQFEIVVPQPPYIGQRFGSFAEAKEYYQAYAKFHGFAVNTDCHVLCNVLPLGNIGVEMTISS